In Treponema primitia ZAS-2, a genomic segment contains:
- a CDS encoding transketolase family protein, whose protein sequence is MEKQSLRKAYGDALVELGKQNSDIVVLEADLGKSTMSYVFKESFPDRYFEMGIAEQNMASTSAGLALTGKIPFYSTFAVFAAGRAYDQIRCSIAIPKANVRICGSSCGLSDFGDGKTHQSVEDGNIIKTLPHMIVLNPCDAVEVKKMMGFLVSYQGPAYIRINRNDLPVFTSPDGEFQLGKIYPITEGGDAVIFATGVMVSKSAEAAELLKKDGIGVQVVNVSSLKPLLKEELLKYTAGKKAIITAEEAVKIGGLGAGIASLLIGEVNLPFEQVGINDEFGTSAHGYEELLEKYGISTNHIYNAVKKALGK, encoded by the coding sequence ATGGAAAAACAAAGCCTCCGAAAAGCTTACGGCGATGCCCTGGTTGAATTGGGCAAACAGAATTCCGACATTGTGGTATTGGAAGCGGATTTAGGGAAATCAACCATGTCCTATGTTTTCAAAGAATCCTTTCCTGACCGTTACTTTGAAATGGGAATCGCGGAACAAAATATGGCTTCCACTTCTGCGGGACTTGCCTTAACCGGTAAAATCCCCTTCTACAGCACCTTTGCTGTTTTTGCCGCCGGGCGGGCCTATGATCAGATACGCTGTTCCATTGCCATTCCAAAGGCAAATGTAAGGATCTGCGGATCAAGCTGTGGGCTTTCCGATTTTGGTGACGGAAAAACCCACCAGTCCGTAGAAGACGGAAATATTATCAAAACCCTGCCCCATATGATAGTTCTTAACCCCTGCGATGCGGTAGAAGTAAAAAAAATGATGGGGTTCCTGGTTTCCTATCAGGGGCCGGCCTACATCAGGATCAACCGGAACGATCTTCCGGTCTTTACTTCCCCTGATGGAGAATTTCAACTGGGCAAAATCTACCCCATCACAGAAGGCGGGGATGCGGTTATTTTTGCTACCGGCGTCATGGTTTCAAAATCTGCGGAAGCAGCGGAACTGCTTAAGAAAGACGGGATCGGCGTTCAGGTAGTAAATGTAAGCTCCCTGAAACCGCTTCTCAAAGAGGAGCTGCTGAAATACACCGCCGGTAAAAAAGCTATTATCACCGCCGAAGAAGCAGTAAAGATCGGCGGCCTGGGGGCGGGAATCGCGTCACTGCTTATAGGGGAAGTTAATCTACCCTTTGAGCAGGTGGGTATAAACGACGAATTTGGCACATCCGCCCACGGATACGAGGAACTGCTGGAAAAATACGGGATCTCAACAAATCACATATACAATGCGGTAAAAAAAGCATTGGGTAAATAA
- the garR gene encoding 2-hydroxy-3-oxopropionate reductase has protein sequence MTIGFIGLGIMGRPMAKNLIKANYKLVVFDKFAKFDDLVSLGAEGGTSNKDVAAKSDIIITMLPNSPNVKEAILGKDGVLEGVKNGALVVDMSSIAPAASQEVGAALKAKGIAFLDAPVSGGEPKAIDGTLAIMVGGDQASFDKAKPILDKLGSSVTLTGDIGSGNVTKLANQIIVALNIAAVSEAFVLSTKAGVDPQKVFEAIKGGLAGSTVMNAKIPMILDGNFKPGFRIELHIKDLQNALDTAHDLNVPIPLTAGVMETLQFLKNDGHAASDHSAIMRYYEQMAKIEVRK, from the coding sequence ATGACTATAGGATTTATTGGATTAGGGATCATGGGACGGCCCATGGCGAAGAACCTTATCAAGGCGAACTATAAACTGGTAGTATTTGATAAGTTTGCAAAATTTGACGACCTGGTAAGCCTGGGCGCAGAGGGGGGGACATCCAACAAAGATGTAGCCGCCAAAAGTGATATTATCATAACCATGCTCCCTAATTCGCCCAATGTTAAGGAAGCTATTCTGGGAAAAGACGGGGTTCTTGAAGGAGTAAAGAACGGCGCCCTGGTGGTGGATATGAGTTCCATTGCCCCCGCGGCATCCCAGGAAGTTGGGGCCGCCCTTAAAGCCAAGGGCATTGCCTTCCTGGACGCCCCGGTTTCAGGGGGCGAACCCAAAGCGATTGACGGTACCCTGGCGATCATGGTGGGAGGCGATCAGGCTTCATTTGACAAGGCAAAACCCATCCTTGACAAACTGGGTTCCTCGGTCACCCTGACCGGCGATATAGGCAGCGGTAATGTTACTAAGCTGGCGAATCAGATTATTGTAGCCCTCAACATTGCTGCGGTATCCGAAGCCTTTGTACTTTCCACCAAAGCCGGGGTTGATCCACAAAAAGTGTTTGAGGCGATAAAAGGCGGGCTTGCGGGCTCCACAGTTATGAACGCCAAGATACCCATGATCCTGGATGGTAACTTCAAACCCGGTTTCCGCATTGAACTGCATATCAAGGATCTGCAGAACGCCCTGGATACCGCCCACGACCTGAATGTTCCGATTCCCCTTACAGCTGGGGTCATGGAGACCCTCCAGTTCCTCAAGAACGACGGTCACGCAGCCAGCGATCACAGTGCAATAATGCGGTACTATGAACAAATGGCAAAAATTGAAGTAAGAAAATAG
- the citX gene encoding citrate lyase holo-[acyl-carrier protein] synthase produces the protein MSDSNTARYFAGCLAVALEEMLAFRETRALRQKELLSQYGGALACLSLNIPGEYKAFPLALRSFHEEIRSFTFALRADRIVILHEETTEEAAGYTAYISAAAPAETIKAIGCRIEEQHTLGRLFDIDVFSPSGGKLSRSDTGAAPRPCLVCGGDGFICARSRAHGLPELVTAVIRIMETHSREILKGTVSAAALKALMDEVAVTPKPGLVDRANNGAHRDMDIFTFIDSVSAILPYFRECALAGFESAWREETPRSLFESLRSRGKIAEILMQDASGGANTHRGAIFSLGILSAAFGRLYRYDEHPGTEQLLELCGAMTEGLVEDFARSASTGPDIGPAPGLTSGIASVPASHGETIFAQLGLRGIRGEVSQGFPTVRIYGLPQLQRALSEGLSINDAGITAFLCLLAHTEDTNIVHRSDLPTLHRIQEEAARFLDTKPGPEALREKAAKLDAEFITRNISPGGCADLLAVSFFLHWLQSA, from the coding sequence ATGTCCGATAGTAATACTGCGCGGTATTTTGCGGGCTGCCTGGCGGTGGCCCTGGAAGAGATGCTCGCCTTTCGGGAAACCCGGGCCCTGCGGCAGAAAGAGCTTTTGTCCCAATACGGCGGAGCCTTGGCCTGTCTTTCCCTCAATATACCTGGCGAATACAAGGCCTTCCCCCTGGCTCTCCGCAGCTTTCATGAAGAAATCAGGTCTTTTACCTTTGCCTTGAGGGCGGATCGAATAGTAATACTCCATGAAGAAACAACGGAAGAGGCTGCGGGATATACGGCTTATATCAGCGCCGCCGCCCCGGCGGAAACTATCAAGGCCATAGGCTGCCGCATAGAGGAGCAGCACACCCTGGGTCGTCTCTTTGACATAGACGTATTCAGCCCCAGTGGGGGAAAACTTTCCCGTTCCGATACCGGCGCTGCCCCCCGGCCCTGTCTGGTATGCGGCGGTGACGGTTTCATCTGTGCCCGCAGCCGCGCCCACGGTCTGCCGGAACTTGTTACGGCGGTCATCAGAATCATGGAAACCCATAGCCGGGAAATACTCAAGGGTACTGTTTCTGCGGCAGCCCTGAAAGCCCTGATGGATGAAGTCGCCGTTACCCCCAAGCCAGGCCTGGTTGACCGGGCCAATAACGGCGCTCACCGGGACATGGATATTTTTACTTTCATTGATTCTGTCTCAGCGATACTGCCCTATTTCAGGGAATGCGCCCTGGCGGGTTTTGAAAGTGCCTGGCGGGAAGAAACACCCCGCTCGCTCTTTGAATCCCTGCGCTCTCGTGGAAAAATCGCAGAGATACTGATGCAGGACGCTTCCGGGGGCGCCAATACCCACCGGGGCGCCATCTTCTCCCTGGGCATACTCAGCGCCGCTTTCGGCAGACTCTATCGGTATGACGAACACCCCGGTACGGAACAGCTTCTTGAACTATGCGGCGCCATGACTGAGGGCCTGGTGGAAGACTTTGCCCGCTCCGCCTCCACAGGCCCGGACATCGGACCTGCACCGGGCCTGACCAGCGGTATAGCCAGCGTCCCGGCATCCCACGGGGAAACCATCTTCGCTCAACTGGGCCTCCGGGGCATACGCGGCGAGGTTTCCCAGGGCTTCCCCACGGTGCGCATCTATGGGCTGCCCCAATTACAGCGGGCCCTTTCTGAGGGCCTGAGCATTAATGATGCGGGTATTACCGCCTTCCTCTGTCTCCTGGCCCATACCGAGGACACTAATATTGTTCATCGTTCCGACCTTCCCACCCTGCATCGCATCCAGGAGGAGGCCGCCCGTTTCCTGGACACCAAGCCCGGACCAGAGGCGCTGCGGGAAAAGGCGGCGAAGCTGGATGCGGAATTCATCACCCGCAATATCAGCCCCGGAGGTTGCGCGGACCTGCTTGCGGTGAGTTTTTTTCTGCATTGGCTGCAAAGCGCTTAG
- a CDS encoding Fe-S-containing hydro-lyase, which produces MEHRIELPLTREKAAPLAPGDTVYFSGALYTARDAAHKRLVDLLDQGKPLPFPMEDSVIYYVGPTPAAPGDVIGSAGPTTSYRMDAYAPRLLDLGLRGMIGKGKRSAEVVAAMEKAGAVYFGAIGGAGALLAQCIKAAEVIAFDDLGPEAIRRLRVKDFPVVVIIDSKGNNLYQLGREAYLKTLKVPDLV; this is translated from the coding sequence ATGGAACACAGAATCGAATTGCCCCTGACCAGGGAAAAGGCTGCCCCCTTGGCGCCGGGGGATACGGTATACTTCAGCGGCGCCTTATACACCGCCAGGGACGCGGCTCACAAGCGGCTGGTGGATTTGCTGGATCAGGGAAAGCCCCTTCCGTTCCCCATGGAAGACTCAGTTATCTATTATGTGGGCCCCACCCCGGCGGCCCCGGGAGATGTCATAGGCTCTGCGGGCCCCACTACCAGTTACCGCATGGACGCCTATGCCCCCCGGCTGCTGGACCTGGGCCTGCGGGGCATGATTGGCAAGGGCAAGCGCTCTGCAGAAGTGGTGGCCGCCATGGAAAAGGCCGGGGCGGTCTATTTTGGCGCCATAGGCGGCGCAGGGGCATTGCTCGCCCAGTGTATTAAAGCTGCGGAAGTCATCGCCTTTGACGACCTGGGGCCTGAAGCTATACGCCGTCTCAGGGTGAAGGATTTTCCCGTGGTGGTCATCATCGACAGTAAAGGTAACAACCTCTACCAGTTGGGGCGGGAAGCGTATCTGAAGACCCTCAAGGTTCCTGACCTCGTGTAA
- a CDS encoding fumarate hydratase, whose amino-acid sequence MRIIEAQEIRDIVKRLCIEANRNLGEDVRSCIREFRGRETWPVAQDVLDKIITNFELAADNQVPICQDTGVACVFLEIGFDVHIEGDLPAAVDEGVRRAYHEGYLRKSLVKDPLNRVNTGDNTPAMLYLELVPGDDVTITVAPKGFGSENMSQIKMLKPSDGVEGVMDFVISVVEAAGPNPCPPIVVGVGIGGTFDKAALLAKKSLLRPLGTVNSDPYYAELEGKLLERINALGIGPQGFGGRTTALAVAIETMPTHIAGLPCAVNINCHVARHVREVL is encoded by the coding sequence ATGAGAATTATTGAGGCTCAAGAGATTAGGGATATTGTGAAGCGCCTCTGTATTGAAGCGAACCGCAATCTTGGTGAGGATGTGCGGAGTTGTATCCGAGAATTCCGGGGCCGGGAAACCTGGCCTGTGGCACAGGATGTGCTGGACAAAATTATCACTAACTTTGAACTTGCCGCGGACAATCAGGTTCCCATTTGCCAGGACACCGGGGTAGCCTGCGTGTTTCTGGAAATAGGCTTTGACGTTCATATAGAAGGGGACCTCCCCGCTGCGGTTGACGAGGGGGTGCGCCGGGCTTACCATGAGGGCTACCTCCGCAAATCCTTGGTGAAGGACCCCCTGAACCGGGTGAACACCGGGGACAACACCCCGGCCATGCTCTACCTGGAACTGGTTCCCGGCGACGATGTTACTATTACTGTGGCCCCCAAGGGGTTCGGCAGCGAGAACATGAGCCAGATAAAGATGCTCAAGCCTTCGGACGGAGTCGAAGGGGTGATGGACTTTGTGATTTCCGTGGTGGAGGCCGCCGGGCCGAACCCCTGTCCCCCCATTGTGGTGGGGGTCGGCATAGGGGGCACCTTTGACAAAGCGGCGCTCCTGGCGAAGAAGTCCCTGCTCCGCCCCCTGGGGACAGTTAACAGTGACCCCTACTATGCGGAGCTTGAGGGAAAACTGCTGGAACGGATCAATGCCCTGGGCATCGGGCCCCAGGGTTTCGGGGGGCGCACCACGGCCCTTGCTGTGGCGATTGAAACCATGCCCACCCATATTGCGGGGCTGCCCTGCGCGGTGAATATCAACTGCCATGTGGCCCGCCACGTTCGGGAGGTTCTCTAA
- a CDS encoding alanine-tRNA synthetase second additional domain-containing protein: MPFQERLQKSHLYTVFFAPRGFERMADLGMQIAQDYLSPFDKLIGLVGTAGSGKSMVIKGMFPGLELVNDDDGVNIRPLPLLDVAEDATGFYSPHTYHLDIHFEAAFTQKHVLAKAILDAVDLGKRVVVEHFDLIYPFLNRNAHLLIGMGEEVIITRPTLFGPEPQDIADIVFKSQPFRKMTHSAEDLCEYVMRKHGMTETFLHSDVRHGFIFSFLEKPELKLSLDEIEKEVNEMIARDIPISFLDDMHIRIGEESWVCHGPRMHVRSTAEIKNFTLNKEFLVDPVSGRFLLVGVVGEKGAQRIGDLNKIG; this comes from the coding sequence ATGCCCTTTCAGGAACGGCTGCAAAAAAGCCATTTGTATACAGTTTTTTTCGCCCCCCGGGGCTTTGAACGGATGGCTGATCTGGGGATGCAGATTGCCCAGGATTACCTCAGCCCCTTTGATAAGCTCATCGGCCTGGTGGGAACCGCCGGCTCCGGCAAGAGCATGGTGATCAAGGGAATGTTTCCCGGGCTGGAACTGGTGAACGACGACGACGGGGTGAACATCAGGCCCCTGCCATTGCTGGATGTGGCGGAGGATGCCACGGGGTTTTACAGCCCCCACACCTACCACCTGGACATTCACTTTGAAGCGGCCTTTACCCAGAAGCATGTGCTTGCCAAGGCTATCCTGGACGCGGTTGATCTGGGCAAGCGGGTGGTGGTGGAGCACTTCGATCTGATCTACCCCTTCCTGAACCGCAACGCCCATCTCCTCATCGGCATGGGGGAGGAGGTGATCATCACCAGGCCCACCCTTTTTGGGCCCGAACCCCAGGATATTGCGGACATCGTTTTTAAGTCCCAGCCCTTCCGCAAGATGACCCACAGTGCGGAGGATCTCTGCGAATATGTGATGCGCAAACACGGTATGACAGAAACCTTCCTTCACTCGGATGTCCGCCACGGCTTTATCTTCAGTTTTCTTGAAAAGCCGGAACTCAAGTTAAGCCTGGACGAGATTGAAAAGGAAGTGAACGAAATGATTGCCCGGGATATCCCCATCTCCTTTCTGGATGATATGCACATCAGGATAGGTGAGGAAAGCTGGGTCTGCCACGGCCCCCGTATGCATGTGCGCAGTACCGCTGAGATCAAGAATTTTACTCTGAACAAGGAATTTCTTGTGGACCCCGTGAGCGGCCGTTTCCTCCTGGTGGGGGTGGTAGGCGAAAAGGGAGCCCAGCGCATCGGGGACTTGAACAAAATTGGATAA
- a CDS encoding methylaspartate ammonia-lyase: MKIVKAVCSAGRTGFFFDDQRAIKKGAKADGASYSGDPVTPGFKAIRQAGEAISVILVLEDGQVAYGDCAAVQYSGAGGRDPLFLARDFIPVIEKHIIPWLVGKNADNFTSLAKELELMTVDSKRLHTAIRYGVSQALLDAAAKAGKKLMCQVVASEYGLKVIPEGIPIFTQSGDARYDNVDKMIIKGAQVLPHGLINNVKTKLGEKGELLLEYVGWLRDRISSLRSDKTYAPVLHLDVYGTIGQVFGNNNYQAMADYLERLSDAARPFKLRIEGPMDVEDREKQMLALAGLTKVVDDRKIPVEIVADEWCNTLEDIRYFADNKAGHMVQIKTPDLGGIGNIVEAVLYCKEKGIGAYQGGTCNETDRSAQVCVHLAMATRPVQILAKPGMGVDEGYMIVYNEMQRIIGLINAGYPF, encoded by the coding sequence ATGAAGATTGTAAAAGCAGTATGTTCAGCGGGAAGGACCGGATTTTTCTTTGATGATCAGCGGGCCATTAAAAAGGGCGCCAAGGCAGACGGCGCCAGCTATTCCGGGGACCCGGTAACCCCGGGGTTCAAGGCCATACGCCAGGCTGGGGAAGCCATCTCGGTGATCCTGGTCCTGGAAGACGGTCAGGTGGCTTACGGGGACTGCGCCGCAGTGCAGTACTCCGGCGCCGGCGGGCGGGACCCCCTGTTCCTTGCCAGGGACTTTATCCCGGTGATCGAAAAGCACATCATCCCCTGGCTGGTGGGCAAAAATGCGGACAACTTCACGTCCCTTGCCAAGGAACTTGAGCTTATGACCGTGGACAGCAAGCGGCTCCATACGGCTATCCGCTACGGTGTTTCCCAGGCCCTGCTCGATGCGGCGGCCAAGGCGGGCAAAAAACTCATGTGCCAGGTGGTAGCTTCCGAATACGGCCTCAAGGTCATTCCTGAAGGGATCCCCATCTTTACCCAGAGCGGGGACGCCCGGTACGACAATGTGGACAAGATGATCATCAAGGGCGCCCAGGTGCTGCCCCACGGGCTCATCAACAATGTAAAAACTAAGCTGGGCGAAAAGGGGGAGCTGCTCCTGGAATATGTGGGCTGGCTCCGGGACCGGATCAGTTCGCTCCGCTCAGACAAAACCTACGCCCCGGTTCTGCACCTGGACGTATACGGCACCATAGGCCAGGTCTTTGGCAACAACAACTACCAGGCCATGGCGGATTACCTGGAGCGCCTAAGCGACGCGGCCCGGCCCTTTAAGCTCCGTATCGAAGGCCCCATGGATGTGGAGGACCGGGAAAAGCAGATGTTGGCCCTGGCCGGCCTGACCAAGGTAGTGGATGACCGGAAGATCCCCGTAGAAATAGTAGCCGACGAATGGTGCAATACCCTGGAAGACATCCGTTACTTCGCGGATAACAAAGCGGGCCACATGGTACAGATCAAAACCCCGGACCTTGGGGGCATTGGCAACATTGTTGAAGCGGTGCTGTACTGTAAGGAAAAGGGCATAGGCGCCTACCAGGGCGGAACCTGCAACGAAACTGACCGCTCAGCCCAGGTGTGCGTGCATCTGGCCATGGCCACCAGGCCGGTACAAATACTGGCGAAGCCCGGTATGGGGGTGGATGAGGGGTACATGATAGTCTACAACGAGATGCAGCGTATCATTGGGCTGATCAATGCGGGGTATCCCTTCTAA
- a CDS encoding methylaspartate mutase subunit E, producing MELENKRITDDEFYKIRQEVLQQWPTGKDVNLEESFAYHKSLPEHKIFSKKLLKAKQSGTTLIQPRAGVALIGEHIKLLTYLQDQGEADLLPTTIDSYTRQNRFQKAEEGIEESIKQGKSMLNGFPAVNHGVSGCRQIIDALDTPVQVRHGTPDARLLTEIAYAGGFTSYEGGGISYNIPYAKNADLEKTILDWQYADRLTGIYEEAGIPINREPFGPLTGTLVPPCISHGVAIIESLLAAEQGVKNITVGYGQCGNLLQDVAALQVLQSLTDEYLRAYGYGDVVVTTVLHQWMGGFPQDEAKAFAVISWGSTVAALAHATKVIVKTPHEAIGIPTMEANAQGLRCTKQIITMLGEQTVDTNSLMDEKVIIAGETRCIVDKVFQLGDGDIAKGAVRAFQAGVLDVPFAPSRYNAGKVLPARDNDGAIRLFDPGALPLTPEILEFHKQKMASRAKYEKRDASFQMVIDDVYAISKGRLVGRPN from the coding sequence ATGGAACTGGAAAATAAACGGATAACGGATGACGAATTTTACAAGATTCGCCAGGAGGTGCTCCAGCAGTGGCCCACAGGCAAGGATGTAAATCTGGAAGAGAGCTTTGCTTACCACAAGAGCCTCCCGGAGCACAAGATCTTTTCAAAGAAACTGCTCAAGGCCAAGCAAAGCGGGACCACCTTGATCCAGCCCAGGGCTGGGGTTGCCCTTATCGGGGAACATATCAAGCTCCTCACCTACCTGCAGGATCAGGGGGAAGCGGACCTTTTGCCCACCACCATTGACAGCTATACCCGGCAGAACCGCTTTCAGAAAGCCGAGGAGGGGATCGAGGAATCGATCAAGCAGGGCAAGTCCATGCTCAACGGTTTCCCTGCGGTGAACCACGGGGTTTCCGGGTGCCGGCAGATTATCGACGCCCTGGACACCCCGGTGCAGGTGCGCCACGGTACTCCCGACGCCCGGCTGCTTACGGAAATTGCCTATGCCGGGGGCTTTACCAGCTATGAAGGGGGGGGCATTTCCTACAATATCCCCTATGCCAAAAATGCGGACCTGGAAAAAACCATCCTGGACTGGCAGTATGCGGACCGGCTTACGGGCATTTACGAAGAGGCGGGGATCCCCATTAACCGGGAACCCTTTGGTCCCCTGACCGGTACTCTGGTGCCTCCCTGCATTTCCCATGGGGTTGCCATTATCGAAAGCCTCCTTGCGGCGGAGCAGGGGGTGAAGAACATTACTGTGGGCTACGGCCAGTGCGGCAATCTGCTGCAGGACGTGGCGGCACTTCAGGTGCTGCAAAGCCTGACCGATGAATACCTGCGGGCCTACGGCTATGGGGACGTGGTGGTAACCACGGTGCTCCACCAGTGGATGGGGGGCTTCCCCCAGGACGAGGCCAAGGCCTTTGCGGTGATTTCCTGGGGCAGCACCGTAGCAGCCCTGGCCCACGCCACCAAGGTGATAGTGAAAACCCCCCACGAGGCCATCGGCATACCTACCATGGAAGCCAATGCCCAGGGGCTGCGCTGCACCAAGCAGATCATCACCATGCTGGGGGAACAGACCGTGGACACCAATTCCCTAATGGACGAAAAGGTGATCATCGCCGGGGAGACCCGGTGCATCGTGGACAAGGTGTTCCAACTGGGTGACGGGGACATAGCCAAGGGGGCGGTGCGGGCCTTCCAGGCGGGGGTACTGGACGTACCCTTTGCACCGAGCCGCTACAATGCCGGCAAGGTGCTTCCCGCCCGGGACAACGACGGGGCCATTCGGCTCTTTGATCCCGGTGCCCTGCCCCTGACCCCGGAAATCCTGGAGTTTCACAAGCAAAAAATGGCTTCCCGTGCCAAGTATGAAAAACGGGACGCTTCCTTCCAGATGGTCATCGATGATGTATACGCCATCAGCAAGGGAAGGTTAGTGGGAAGACCCAACTAG
- the glmL gene encoding methylaspartate mutase accessory protein GlmL, which yields MEAVLLIDFGSTNTKVTGVDLAGERLLGTAAAYTTVESDVGQGLAEALEKLQKETGPITWVKRYACSSAAGGLRMVTSGLVPALTAEASRLASLGAGAKVIRVFSYEMTDEDAAEIAALKPDIFLLSGGVDGGNKDCILHNAKILASVDVPFPVIVAGNRAVAGECEKILAATGRETIRCPNVMPQLNKLNIEPVQDEIRRLFLKRIIQAKGLSREQELISGILMPTPSAVKKAMELLAWGTEKQRGIGELVAVDLGGATTDVYSVAKGSPQSGDVVMKGLPEPESKRTVEGDLGMRYSSGGVLEALGADELAGLSGLSPEKVSAGVEYLGAHPDFIPADADGAALDFGLAAGAVDTAVSRHAGTIEEVYTPMGQVFVQTGKDLTGVRRLVLTGGAVIHNQRAGEIASHALYNKAKPASLRPRAADIYIDKSYILAAMGLLAEAWPDTALSIMRKEIQEYGTGK from the coding sequence ATGGAAGCGGTTTTGCTGATCGATTTCGGAAGTACCAATACCAAGGTGACTGGGGTGGATCTTGCGGGGGAACGGCTCCTGGGAACCGCTGCGGCTTATACCACGGTGGAGTCCGATGTCGGCCAGGGCCTGGCGGAAGCCTTGGAAAAACTGCAAAAAGAGACGGGCCCCATCACCTGGGTTAAGCGCTACGCTTGTAGCAGCGCCGCCGGGGGGCTGCGTATGGTCACCAGCGGCCTGGTCCCGGCCCTGACCGCCGAAGCGTCCCGGCTTGCCTCATTGGGGGCGGGGGCCAAGGTGATTCGGGTCTTTTCCTACGAAATGACCGATGAGGATGCCGCTGAAATTGCCGCCCTGAAACCGGACATTTTCCTGCTAAGCGGGGGCGTGGACGGGGGCAACAAGGACTGCATACTCCACAACGCCAAGATTCTGGCTTCCGTGGATGTCCCCTTTCCGGTGATAGTTGCAGGGAACCGGGCGGTGGCAGGGGAATGTGAAAAGATACTGGCCGCCACAGGCAGGGAGACGATCCGCTGCCCCAATGTGATGCCCCAGCTGAACAAACTTAACATTGAACCTGTCCAGGATGAGATACGGCGGCTTTTTCTGAAACGGATCATCCAGGCTAAGGGGCTTTCCCGGGAACAGGAACTTATTTCCGGCATCCTGATGCCCACACCTTCGGCGGTTAAGAAGGCTATGGAACTCCTGGCCTGGGGCACGGAGAAGCAGCGGGGTATCGGGGAACTGGTAGCCGTGGACCTGGGGGGCGCCACCACGGATGTGTATTCCGTGGCCAAGGGAAGCCCCCAGTCCGGGGATGTGGTGATGAAGGGGCTGCCTGAACCGGAGTCCAAGCGTACCGTGGAAGGGGACCTGGGTATGCGCTATAGTTCCGGGGGGGTGCTGGAAGCCCTGGGTGCCGACGAACTGGCCGGACTTTCCGGGCTGAGTCCTGAAAAAGTGAGCGCCGGGGTGGAATACCTGGGAGCCCACCCGGACTTCATTCCCGCCGACGCCGACGGGGCGGCCCTGGACTTTGGCCTGGCTGCGGGGGCGGTGGACACTGCGGTGAGCCGCCATGCAGGGACTATCGAAGAGGTCTACACCCCCATGGGCCAGGTCTTTGTGCAGACCGGCAAGGACCTTACCGGGGTCAGGCGGCTTGTCCTGACCGGGGGCGCGGTCATTCACAACCAGCGGGCAGGGGAGATTGCCTCCCATGCCCTGTACAATAAGGCAAAACCCGCATCCCTGAGACCCAGGGCGGCGGATATTTATATCGACAAATCGTATATTCTGGCAGCCATGGGGCTATTGGCGGAAGCCTGGCCGGATACGGCTCTCTCAATCATGAGAAAGGAGATTCAGGAATATGGAACTGGAAAATAA
- the glmS gene encoding methylaspartate mutase subunit S, with translation MEKKKLILGVIGADVHAVGNKILYHAFTLAGFEVTNLGVMVSQEEYIEAALETAADVILVSSLYGHGELDCRGFRDKCDEAGLKGILLYVGGNIVVGKQDFADVERRFKDMGFDRVFGPGTSPETAISALREDLHIEG, from the coding sequence ATGGAGAAGAAAAAATTGATCCTAGGCGTCATAGGCGCCGATGTCCATGCGGTGGGAAACAAGATCCTGTACCATGCCTTTACCCTTGCGGGTTTCGAGGTTACCAACCTGGGGGTCATGGTCTCCCAGGAGGAGTACATTGAGGCTGCCCTGGAAACGGCGGCGGATGTTATCCTGGTGTCTTCCCTTTACGGCCATGGGGAGCTTGACTGTCGGGGCTTTCGGGATAAGTGCGACGAGGCCGGGCTGAAGGGTATACTCCTCTATGTGGGGGGGAATATCGTGGTTGGTAAGCAGGACTTCGCTGATGTGGAAAGGCGGTTCAAAGACATGGGCTTTGACCGGGTCTTTGGGCCTGGAACCTCCCCGGAAACGGCGATAAGCGCCCTGCGGGAAGATCTCCATATAGAGGGCTGA